The following coding sequences are from one Paenibacillus tundrae window:
- the rpsO gene encoding 30S ribosomal protein S15, which translates to MALTQERKQQLIDEHKTHESDTGSPEVQVAILTENIRSLTDHLRTHKKDHHSRRGLLKMVGQRRKLLAYVKNKDVKRYSALIEKLGLRR; encoded by the coding sequence ATGGCATTGACTCAAGAACGTAAACAACAACTGATCGACGAGCACAAAACTCACGAGTCCGATACAGGATCTCCAGAGGTGCAAGTTGCTATCCTTACGGAAAACATCAGAAGTTTGACAGACCACTTGCGTACGCATAAGAAAGACCACCACTCACGTCGTGGACTTTTGAAAATGGTAGGTCAACGTCGTAAGCTTTTGGCTTACGTGAAAAACAAAGATGTTAAACGTTACAGCGCATTGATCGAGAAACTCGGATTGCGTCGTTAA